A stretch of the Arachis stenosperma cultivar V10309 chromosome 6, arast.V10309.gnm1.PFL2, whole genome shotgun sequence genome encodes the following:
- the LOC130936686 gene encoding protein ACCUMULATION AND REPLICATION OF CHLOROPLASTS 6, chloroplastic: protein MEANALLPRIGVGLCAPPLLHSSQRRTRLTFSSSASKWAERLISDFQFIGDSDHHYSSSAAASATLSPPRYDSPPEQRFLSIPLDFYRILGAETHFLGDGIRRAYEARFSKPPQYAFSNEALISRRQILQAACETLADPASRREYNQGLVEDEDATVFTQVPFDKVPGALCVLQEAGETELVLQIGQGLLRERLPKSFKQDVVLAMSLAYVDISRDAMAFTTPDFITACEMLERALKLLQEEGASSLAPDLQAQIDETLEEITPRCVLELLSLPLDEEHRARRDEGLQGVRNILWAVGGGGAAAIAGGFTREDFMNEAFLHMTAVEQVDLFVATPSNIPAESFEAYGVALALVAQAFVGKKPHLIQDADNLFQQLQQTKVTTMRHAASINAPKREVDFALERGLCALLVGELDQCRSWLGLDSESSPYRNSSIVEFVMENAKGDEDSDLPGLCRLLEAWLMEVVFPRFRDTKEITFKLGDYYDDPTVLRYLERLESVGHSPLAAAAAIVKIGAEATAVIGHVKDSAMNALKKVFPVGYEDEIVKIQENDGKEYFNLSESENLLISPDQDTSTGIEVSGTRKSSEISGGEIITDKIKDATVKIMCAGVVIGLVTVVGLKFIPAARHGSPTIRKTTGSALASDTVNIGSSGGEELEEQLPKMDARVAEAVVRNWQNIKSQAFGPKHCLEKLPEVLDHEMLKIWSDRASEIAERDWSYNYTLEDLSIDSVTISQNGRRAVVETTLKESTHLNAVGHPQHNASSSKTYTTRYVMSYSDSGWKIVEGAVLES from the exons ATGGAAGCTAATGCTTTACTCCCTCGCATTGGCGTTGGCCTCTGCGCCCCGCCACTCCTCCACTCTTCACAACGCCGCACCCGCCTCACTTTCTCATCCTCCGCCAGTAAATGGGCGGAGCGCCTCATCTCCGACTTCCAATTCATCGGCGACTCCGACCACCACTACTCCTCCTCTGCCGCCGCATCCGCTACTCTCAGCCCTCCACGCTACGATTCTCCGCCTGAGCAGCGGTTCCTCTCGATTCCTCTCGACTTCTACAGAATCCTCGGCGCCGAAACACATTTCCTTGGCGACGGTATTCGACGCGCGTACGAGGCGCGTTTCTCGAAGCCACCGCAGTATGCGTTCAGCAACGAAGCGTTAATCAGCCGCCGCCAGATTCTCCAAGCTGCTTGTGAAACCCTAGCTGACCCTGCTTCCCGCAGAGAGTACAACCAGGGACTCGTTGAAGATGAAGACGCCACCGTTTTCACTCAAGTCCCTTTCGATAAG GTTCCTGGAGCTCTCTGCGTGCTGCAGGAAGCTGGGGAGACCGAGTTGGTGCTTCAGATTGGGCAGGGCTTGCTGAGAGAGAGATTGCCCAAGTCGTTCAAGCAAGATGTCGTGTTGGCCATGTCGCTCGCTTATGTTGACATCTCGAGGGATGCTATGGCCTTTACCACTCCCGATTTCATTACTGCATGTGAGATGCTTGAGAGGGCATTGAAACTTTTGCAG GAAGAAGGAGCAAGCAGCCTAGCACCAGATTTACAAGCACAAATCGACGAGACACTGGAGGAGATAACCCCACGCTGTGTTTTGGAACTTCTATCCTTGCCCCTTGATGAAGAACATCGAGCACGAAGGGATGAAGGTCTGCAGGGTGTCCGCAATATTTTGTGGGCTGTTGGAGGAGGTGGTGCGGCAGCAATTGCTGGGGGTTTCACACGTGAGGACTTCATGAATGAGGCTTTTTTACATATGACAGCAGTTGAACAG GTTGATCTTTTTGTGGCCACACCAAGTAATATACCAGCTGAAAGTTTTGAAGCATATGGGGTGGCACTTGCGCTCGTTGCGCAAGCCTTTGTAGGTAAAAAGCCACATCTTATCCAAGATGCGGATAACTTATTCCAACAACTTCAACAAACAAAGGTAACAACTATGAGACATGCTGCCTCTATTAATGCTCCAAAGAGAGAGGTTGATTTTGCTTTAGAAAGGGGCCTCTGTGCTTTGCTTGTTGGGGAGCTAGATCAGTGTCGATCATGGTTGGGACTAGACAGTGAGAGCTCTCCATATAGAAATTCATCCATTGTAGAATTTGTAATGGAAAATGCCAAGGGTGATGAAGACAGTGATCTTCCTGGACTCTGCAGATTGTTAGAGGCATGGTTGATGGAAGTAGTTTTTCCGAGATTTAGAGATACTAAAGAGATAACATTCAAGCTTGGAGATTACTATGATGACCCTACAGTGCTCAGGTATCTAGAGAGGCTGGAGAGTGTTGGGCATTCACCCTTGGCTGCTGCAGCAGCCATAGTGAAAATCGGAGCTGAGGCTACGGCTGTTATTGGTCATGTCAAGGATAGTGCAATGAATGCATTGAAGAAGGTGTTTCCTGTTGGTTATGAAGATGAAATTGTGAAAATTCAAGAGAATGACGGGAAGGAATATTTCAATCTTTCTGAAAGTGAGAATCTTTTAATTTCACCAGATCAAGATACTTCGACTGGTATTGAGGTTTCTGGAACAAGAAAATCTTCTGAGATAAGTGGTGGTGAGATAATTACTGACAAAATTAAAGATGCAACTGTGAAGATCATGTGTGCTGGCGTTGTGATTGGACTTGTGACTGTGGTTGGCTTGAAGTTTATACCTGCTGCTAGGCATGGCTCACCCACCATACGCAAAACAACTGGTTCGGCGCTGGCATCAGATACTGTCAACATAG GTTCCTCGGGAGGTGAAGAATTAGAAGAGCAACTTCCGAAAATGGATGCAAGGGTTGCTGAAGCTGTGGTTCGCAATTGGCAGAACATTAAATCCCAAGCTTTTGGACCCAAACATTGCCTCGAAAAATTGCCAGAG GTACTTGATCACGAGATGTTGAAGATATGGTCCGATCGGGCATCCGAGATTGCAGAGCGTGATTGGTCCTATAACTACACGTTGGAGGACCTCAGCATCGATAGCGTGACTATATCCCAGAATGGGCGGCGTGCGGTGGTCGAGACAACTCTCAAAGAGTCAACCCACCTCAATGCTGTAGGTCATCCGCAGCACAATGCTTCAAGCAGCAAAACCTACACAACAAGATATGTGATGTCTTATTCAGATTCAGGTTGGAAAATCGTTGAAGGAGCTGTTCTTGAGTCATAG